Genomic segment of Acinetobacter larvae:
TTCTGAATGGTGCGGTGATTGGTAAAAACTGTATAGTCGGTGCCAATGCATTGGTGCCAGAAGGTAAAGTGATTCCCGATAACTCTCTGGTGGTCGGATCACCTGCCAAGGTTATTCGCCAGCTCGATGCCCAAGCAGAACAAGCACTGACCCTGAGTGCCATGCATTATGCGAGCCATTATCAAAACTTTACCGATTTACAGCCCTATTATTTTGAATAATGCTTTTTGATTCGCTTGAATCCTCAGTATGATTTTATTCTTTGGCGCGTGATTCTTAGATATCTTGTTGAAAAAGCGCTAAAACGATTTTCCCAAGAGAATCCCTCGCAGGATGAATATGAGTGGAGTAGAATAAGCATATTTTTGAACGTACGTAGGTTGTGCATGAAATTGCTGGCATTGGAAAGCGCCAACGAACAGTGTTCTGTTGCACTCATTGATGAGCAGCAGATCCAGTATTTTGAAAAAGATGATCGACCTAAGGCGCAAACGCAGACGATTTTACCGTTGATTGATCAGGGCTTAGCACAAACGCAATGGGCGTTGTCTGAGCTGACTGCAATTGCCTTTAGTCGAGGTCCTGGCTCTTTTAGTGGTGTGCGCATCAATGCTGCCGTGACCCAAGCTTTGGCTTGGGCCAATGACTTGCCGGTGATTCCTGTATCAACCTTACAAGCCACCGCACAGGCAGCTTATCGGAAGTTTGGGCTAGATCAGGTTACAGTGATCAGCGATGCACGCATGAAAGAAGTTTATATTGCCAGTTATGCCTGTGATACCAAAGGCATGATG
This window contains:
- the tsaB gene encoding tRNA (adenosine(37)-N6)-threonylcarbamoyltransferase complex dimerization subunit type 1 TsaB — its product is MKLLALESANEQCSVALIDEQQIQYFEKDDRPKAQTQTILPLIDQGLAQTQWALSELTAIAFSRGPGSFSGVRINAAVTQALAWANDLPVIPVSTLQATAQAAYRKFGLDQVTVISDARMKEVYIASYACDTKGMMQLLDEEKLLDYQSAAAYQRYTPVGSGITLLADHDLSNSQYQHIYADAQDIASLAMAQAAQQHWLSAEQALPVYLRDNAWKKLSEQHKSSV